A region of Diadema setosum chromosome 15, eeDiaSeto1, whole genome shotgun sequence DNA encodes the following proteins:
- the LOC140238599 gene encoding uncharacterized protein: MQTASLQTTSAALVARTLLGLGPRDQGKREHRKGMLKRRSESVEVEEEDGVSPIKKRALSQQPRQVSSTQSPARSDERGPDAAGVSSSQIPVRAGSKGLLLERKSAPSSEADAAKGTTPKRKMLFTPKKVSHVQRVDTPGEYTAADKDEDRAHARRRFNYLKEMLMEEPETPASQGISAPAATAAPSLLTSTTIGALSTPSATPPTFSLGLATAAATAKSTAASVSAPPTIATTGASVLSALSSLVKTTSTNPLLSASDREKLSATSSEKSLGSGKATQFTISASASATVTGTTTQPKETANGFQIPTASTASAPSTSQAPASFSFQGIGKTTTSSPANVLGVTPGNASMPPGGQSAMAGNTNIDSSAKTPLSLGFQVQGLATTVANSTSAVPPSTAFGLGSQAAATTSSSAATTSNFAFTATTSASKPQFKPIFGAPSSAATSQTGNVQTSATKAAPQATGVFQFGQSSSSAASTPSGGIQFGNPPAQGLGLGTSTASFQSTASTAATTASINKPMFSMPNASTSAPSTAGSSFAPIFGKPSGTPANQSSQAKAGGFTFTPAATSTSSAIPGTFSFGGTNAAATSTSTANQSSSVFGTNLQNPPAFGVGKPVVSSTASVFGTTPTASTQAKAIESNAANTGSIFGGTTSQQNSLFGSSNPASTGGTASVFGAPTTQQAPPFGGGSISSGTPGTPGSMFGGTSATKPAFGNPIATVTPFGSGASQPSKPAAAVPTFQFGSTQPAAAPQQPSQPPLSGGFNFSGTKPPQTSFNFGSPAAPSSSGFPFGQTPSQPAGANSQTGFFSGASGGASSQFSFGSPAAAPGAGTATPAPAFGVSPSPAGSSGAPGGGFSIGTGGSSQASNQRRANRLRQLRSKTGRR, from the exons ATGCAAACGGCGAGTCTGCAGACGACTTCAGCAGCATTAGTCGCTCGCACTCTCCTCGGCCTCGGACCCAGAGACCAAGGGAAACGGGAGCATCGCAAA GGGATGCTGAAGAGAAGGAGCGAGTCTGTGGAAGTGGAAGAGGAGGATGGTGTCTCGCCCATTAAGAAACGAGCCTTGTCCCAACAGCCCAGGCAAGTTTCGAGTACTCAGAGCCCCGCCCGGTCTGATGAGAGAGGACCAGATGCGGCGGGCGTGTCCTCATCACAGATACCAGTCCGGGCAGGGAGCAAAGGCTTGCTCCTGGAGAGGAAATCAGCTCCCTCGTCTGAGGCTGACGCTGCCAAGGGTACAACCCCAAAGAGAAAGATGCTGTTTACTCCCAAAAAGGTTTCCCATGTACAG AGAGTGGACACTCCAGGGGAATATACGGCAGCTGATAAGGATGAGGACAGGGCCCACGCTAGGCGGCGCTTCAACTACCTCAAGGAGATGCTCATGGAGGAACCAGAAACACCAGCTTCTCAAG GTATTTCTGCGCCAGCTGCTACAGCTGCTCCTTCATTGTTGACATCCACGACAATAGGAGCACTGTCCACACCCTCAGCAACTCCGCCAACATTCTCGCTCGGCCTTGCCACAGCTGCAGCCACCGCAAAGAGCACAGCAGCCAGTGTCTCGGCGCCCCCGACCATCGCCACAACAGGAGCTTCGGTTCTATCAGCCCTCAGCTCCCTAGTGAAGACAACGAGCACCAATCCCCTCTTATCAGCCTCGGACAGGGAGAAGCTGTCAGCCACCAGCTCAGAGAAATCTCTCGGGAGTGGCAAAGCCACCCAGTTCACCATTTCTGCAAGTGCCTCTGCAACAGTTACGGGGACTACCACCCAACCAAAGGAGACAGCAAATGGCTTCCAAATTCCCACTGCATCCACTGCAAGTGCTCCTAGCACCTCACAGGCACCTGCATCATTCAGTTTTCAAGGAATTGGGAAAACAACAACTAGTAGTCCTGCAAATGTACTTGGTGTGACTCCTGGAAATGCATCCATGCCACCTGGTGGACAGTCTGCAATGGCTGGTAATACCAATATTGACAGCAGTGCCAAGACACCACTTAGCCTGGGATTCCAAGTTCAAGGACTTGCCACGACAGTTGCCAACTCCACATCAGCAGTTCCTCCAAGCACAGCATTTGGTCTGGGCAGCCAAGCAGCTGCCACAACTAGCTCATCTGCTGCAACCACTTCCAACTTTGCATTTACAGCTACAACCTCCGCTTCCAAACCTCAATTCAAACCGATCTTTGGTGCTCCGAGCAGTGCTGCAACATCTCAGACGGGGAATGTCCAAACTTCAGCAACCAAAGCTGCTCCCCAAGCAACTGGAGTATTTCAATTTGGACAGTCTTCAAGTAGTGCTGCATCAACACCATCTGGAGGAATTCAGTTTGGGAATCCCCCTGCTCAAGGCTTGGGACTGGGTACATCAACAGCATCATTCCAATCAACAGCATCAACTGCTGCTACTACAGCATCAATTAATAAGCCAATGTTCTCCATGCCTAATGCTAGTACATCTGCACCATCTACAGCAGGCTCTTCATTCGCCCCAATATTCGGGAAGCCATCTGGTACTCCTGCTAATCAGTCAAGCCAAGCCAAAGCCGGGGGTTTCACTTTTACGCCAGCGGCAACATCAACCTCCTCTGCCATTCCTGGCACATTTAGTTTTGGGGGAACTAATGCAGCAGCAACAAGCACATCCACTGCAAACCAGTCGAGTAGTGTATTTGGTACTAATCTCCAAAATCCTCCAGCATTTGGAGTTGGCAAGCCAGTGGTTTCTTCAACTGCTAGTGTATTTGGAACTACGCCCACTGCTTCTACCCAAGCCAAGGCAATAGAGAGTAATGCTGCAAACACAGGTAGTATATTTGGTGGGACTACCAGTCAGCAGAACTCATTGTTTGGTAGTAGCAATCCAGCTTCTACAGGTGGAACAGCCAGTGTCTTTGGTGCCCCAACTACCCAACAGGCACCTCCATTTGGTGGGGGATCTATCTCCAGTGGAACCCCCGGCACCCCGGGAAGTATGTTTGGTGGCACCAGTGCCACAAAGCCAGCATTTGGCAACCCCATAGCTACGGTGACCCCTTTCGGCAGTGGAGCGAGTCAGCCGAGTAAACCAGCTGCAGCTGTGCCCACGTTTCAGTTTGGGTCAACCCAGCCAGCCGCGGCACCCCAGCAGCCAAGTCAGCCCCCTCTTTCGGGAGGCTTCAACTTCAGTGGAACCAAACCACCCCAAACTTCTTTTAACTTTG GGTCTCCAGCGGCACCCAGCAGCTCTGGCTTCCCGTTCGGCCAGACACCAAGCCAACCAGCAGGGGCCAACAGCCAGACAGGCTTCTTCTCAGGAGCCTCGG GAGGGGCTTCTAGCCAGTTTAGTTTTGGTTCTCCGGCAGCCGCTCCCGGCGCAGGCACCGCCACCCCTGCACCAGCATTTGGGGTTTCCCCCAGTCCAGCAGGATCGAGCGGAGCACCGGGGGGAGGTTTCTCCATCGGCACTGGAGGAAGCAGTCAAGCCTCCAACCAGCGAAGAGCGAACAGGCTCCGACAACTTCGGAGTAAAACAGGGAGGAGGTGA